A genomic window from Leptolyngbya sp. BL0902 includes:
- the recA gene encoding recombinase RecA, producing the protein MAPKNSDVSEKQKALTMVLSQIERNFGKGSIMRLGEASRMQIETIPTGALTLDLALGGGLPKGRVIEIYGPESSGKTTVALHAIAEVQKSGGVAAFVDAEHALDPVYAKALGVNIDELLVSQPDTGEMGLEVVDQLVRSSAIDVVVVDSVAALVPRAEIEGEMGDAHVGLQARLMSQALRKITGSIGKSQCTVIFLNQLRQKIGISYGNPETTTGGNALKFYASVRLDIRRIQTLKKGTEEYGIRAKVKVAKNKVAPPFRIAEFDILFGQGISTMGCLVDLAEQTGVITRKGAWYSYEGDNIGQGRDNTITRLLEDSAFAVKVEAQVREKLAINGNPTAIEEPEAGEEDQLEEGEDL; encoded by the coding sequence ATGGCCCCTAAAAACAGCGACGTTTCGGAAAAGCAAAAAGCCCTCACGATGGTGCTCAGCCAAATTGAGCGCAACTTTGGTAAAGGGTCGATTATGCGTCTGGGTGAAGCCAGTCGGATGCAAATTGAGACCATCCCCACCGGGGCGCTTACCCTAGATTTAGCCCTGGGGGGTGGCTTGCCCAAGGGCCGTGTGATTGAAATTTACGGGCCAGAGAGTTCCGGGAAAACCACCGTGGCCCTCCATGCCATTGCCGAAGTACAAAAATCGGGGGGGGTGGCAGCTTTTGTGGATGCGGAGCACGCCCTTGACCCGGTCTATGCCAAGGCGTTGGGGGTCAATATTGACGAACTGCTGGTGTCTCAGCCGGATACCGGAGAAATGGGCCTAGAGGTGGTCGATCAGCTAGTGCGGTCTTCAGCCATTGATGTGGTGGTGGTAGACTCGGTGGCGGCCTTGGTGCCCCGCGCCGAAATTGAAGGAGAAATGGGCGATGCCCACGTGGGTTTACAGGCCCGATTGATGAGCCAAGCCCTACGGAAAATTACGGGCAGCATTGGCAAGTCGCAGTGTACAGTTATTTTTCTCAACCAACTGCGACAGAAGATCGGCATTTCCTATGGCAACCCCGAAACCACCACCGGAGGTAACGCCCTCAAGTTCTATGCTTCGGTACGACTAGACATTCGCCGCATCCAAACCCTGAAGAAGGGCACAGAGGAATACGGCATCCGCGCCAAGGTGAAAGTAGCCAAAAATAAAGTCGCTCCCCCCTTCCGCATTGCTGAGTTCGACATTCTCTTTGGCCAGGGCATTTCTACCATGGGCTGCTTAGTCGATTTGGCCGAACAAACCGGAGTGATTACCCGCAAGGGCGCTTGGTACAGCTACGAAGGCGACAACATTGGCCAAGGACGCGACAACACCATTACTCGTCTTCTAGAAGACAGCGCCTTTGCAGTGAAGGTGGAAGCCCAAGTGCGCGAAAAACTGGCCATCAACGGCAACCCCACCGCCATCGAAGAACCCGAGGCCGGGGAGGAAGATCAACTGGAGGAGGGCGAAGACCTCTAG
- a CDS encoding glycoside hydrolase family 10 protein — translation MKRRFSLNGMSCSGGQILVALVLAVALGQGMGSRVWAIDPVRPSPRGTSPVVTDPASEVAPAVIEITPGRRPLPPVVALAMEQELKNLIGRLESALLLSQSRDLPTTLTLAEAEPVLTAAVGTVDLGSELSPFLHPTLAEARQLLQDWPTLLAEDNHEALKERWLAVRDGLWESFPRERPYAQPEIRAVWLDRGTIVGARNPEGLARLFDRLAAAGITTVFFETVNAGYPIYPSQVAPEQNPLTRRWDPLASAVELAHARNMTLHAWVWVFAAGNERHNRLLNLPADYPGPLLSRYPHWAGYDNRGNTIPIGQDKPFLDPANPEARSYLIRLMSEMVREYNIDGIHLDYIRYPFQDPGANRTYGYGEAARWNFRNITGVDPLELSPRPNPSLSQGQQLQQRVLWDRWTEFRIHQVNSFVATLSTTLRRQRPGLVISAAVFAHPEHERLQKIQQDWGTWAKAGHIDWVVLMSYAQDTSRFEQLLRPWLGGQTFGSALVIPGIRIYNLSTQAALDQMQTARDLPTPGFALFAAADFNSSFDTLLAQTQATPAPSAPVPLALERYQALQREWNWLLSQQKLWMERSVLEQWVQNVNQLEADFIALADSPSQRGLDRVQQGLTRVREPLTSQMLIETANSAYRLQVWHHRLGTIEHLLRHHEAQQGRR, via the coding sequence TTGAAACGCCGCTTCTCTCTCAATGGAATGAGTTGCTCAGGGGGGCAGATCCTCGTCGCCCTAGTTCTCGCCGTTGCCCTCGGCCAGGGAATGGGTAGCCGCGTTTGGGCCATCGATCCAGTGCGGCCTAGTCCTAGGGGCACGTCTCCAGTTGTGACCGATCCAGCCAGCGAAGTGGCTCCGGCGGTGATTGAGATTACCCCCGGTCGTCGGCCCCTGCCCCCGGTGGTGGCCCTGGCCATGGAGCAAGAACTGAAAAACTTGATTGGTCGTCTGGAGAGTGCGCTGCTGCTGTCCCAATCCCGCGATCTGCCGACCACCCTAACCCTAGCTGAGGCCGAGCCTGTACTCACCGCTGCTGTGGGTACCGTTGATTTGGGATCAGAGCTATCCCCCTTTCTGCATCCAACGCTGGCGGAGGCCCGACAACTCCTACAGGATTGGCCCACCCTGCTGGCGGAGGACAACCACGAAGCCCTGAAGGAACGCTGGTTGGCGGTGCGGGATGGGCTGTGGGAGAGTTTTCCCAGGGAACGGCCCTACGCCCAGCCAGAGATTCGGGCGGTGTGGCTAGATCGGGGCACCATTGTAGGGGCCAGAAACCCAGAGGGGCTGGCCCGGTTGTTTGATCGCCTCGCCGCTGCGGGCATCACCACGGTGTTCTTTGAAACGGTGAATGCGGGCTATCCCATCTACCCTAGCCAAGTGGCCCCGGAGCAAAATCCCCTCACCCGCCGCTGGGATCCCCTCGCCAGTGCGGTGGAACTGGCCCACGCCCGCAATATGACCCTGCACGCCTGGGTGTGGGTGTTTGCCGCAGGCAATGAGCGCCACAACCGTTTGCTGAACCTGCCCGCCGACTACCCCGGCCCGCTGCTGTCTCGCTATCCCCACTGGGCTGGGTATGACAACCGGGGCAATACAATTCCCATCGGCCAAGATAAGCCCTTCCTCGACCCCGCCAACCCAGAGGCACGCAGCTACCTGATTCGCCTGATGTCGGAAATGGTGCGGGAGTACAACATCGACGGCATCCACCTCGACTACATTCGCTACCCTTTCCAGGATCCAGGGGCTAATCGCACCTACGGCTATGGCGAAGCCGCCCGCTGGAACTTTCGCAACATCACCGGGGTCGATCCCCTCGAACTGTCGCCCCGGCCCAACCCCAGCCTCAGCCAAGGGCAACAGCTCCAGCAGCGGGTGCTGTGGGATCGCTGGACGGAATTCCGCATTCACCAGGTCAACTCCTTTGTTGCCACCCTCAGCACCACCCTGCGGCGACAGCGTCCGGGGCTGGTGATCTCGGCGGCGGTGTTTGCCCACCCTGAGCATGAACGGCTACAAAAAATTCAGCAGGATTGGGGCACCTGGGCCAAGGCAGGCCACATCGACTGGGTCGTATTGATGAGCTATGCCCAAGACACCAGCCGCTTCGAGCAACTGCTGCGCCCCTGGCTGGGGGGGCAAACCTTTGGATCAGCCCTAGTGATTCCCGGCATTCGCATCTACAACCTTTCCACCCAGGCCGCCCTCGATCAAATGCAAACCGCCCGCGACTTGCCCACCCCTGGCTTTGCCCTCTTTGCCGCCGCTGACTTCAATTCCAGCTTTGACACCCTCCTTGCCCAAACCCAAGCTACCCCAGCCCCCAGCGCCCCCGTCCCCCTGGCCCTAGAGCGCTACCAAGCCCTCCAGCGGGAGTGGAATTGGCTGCTGAGTCAGCAAAAACTATGGATGGAACGCTCCGTCCTAGAGCAGTGGGTGCAGAACGTGAACCAGCTAGAAGCCGACTTTATTGCCCTGGCCGACTCCCCCTCTCAGCGCGGGCTAGATCGCGTGCAGCAGGGGCTCACCCGCGTGCGAGAGCCGCTCACCTCGCAAATGCTGATTGAAACGGCCAACAGCGCCTACCGCCTTCAGGTGTGGCACCATCGCCTAGGAACCATCGAACACCTGCTGCGCCACCACGAAGCCCAGCAAGGAAGACGTTAG